From Pseudomonas fluorescens, one genomic window encodes:
- the putP gene encoding sodium/proline symporter PutP: protein MSASNPTLITFVIYIAAMVLIGFMAYRSTNNLSDYILGGRSLGSVVTALSAGASDMSGWLLMGLPGAIYMSGLSESWIAIGLIVGAYLNWLFVAGRLRVQTEHNGDALTLPDYFSSRFEDKSGLLRIISAIVILVFFTIYCASGIVAGARLFESTFGMSYETALWAGAAATIAYTFVGGFLAVSWTDTVQATLMIFALLLTPIIVLLATGGVDTTFLAIEAQNPENFNMLKGTTFIGIISLMGWGLGYFGQPHILARFMAADSVKSIANARRISMTWMILCLGGTVAVGFFGIAYFSAHPEVAAPVTENHERVFIELAKILFNPWIAGVLLSAILAAVMSTLSCQLLVCSSALTEDFYKAFLRKNASQLELVWIGRAMVLVVALIAIAMAANPENRVLGLVSYAWAGFGAAFGPVVLISVLWKGMTRNGALAGILVGAITVIVWKHFALLGLYEIIPGFIFASLAIFMVSKLGEPSAGMLQRFAAAEKDFHLNK, encoded by the coding sequence ATGAGTGCAAGCAATCCAACCCTGATCACGTTCGTGATCTACATCGCAGCAATGGTGCTGATCGGCTTCATGGCCTATCGCTCCACCAACAACCTTTCCGATTATATTCTCGGTGGCCGTAGCCTCGGCAGCGTGGTGACCGCGCTTTCCGCTGGCGCTTCCGACATGAGCGGCTGGTTGCTGATGGGCCTGCCGGGCGCCATCTACATGTCCGGTCTGTCGGAAAGCTGGATCGCCATCGGCCTGATCGTCGGTGCCTACCTGAACTGGCTGTTCGTCGCCGGTCGTCTGCGCGTGCAGACCGAGCACAACGGCGACGCTCTGACGCTGCCGGACTACTTCTCCAGCCGTTTCGAAGACAAGAGCGGTCTGCTGCGGATCATCTCTGCGATCGTGATCCTGGTGTTCTTCACCATTTACTGCGCCTCCGGCATCGTGGCTGGCGCCCGTCTGTTCGAAAGCACCTTCGGCATGTCCTACGAGACTGCGCTGTGGGCCGGCGCTGCGGCGACCATTGCCTACACCTTTGTCGGTGGTTTCCTGGCGGTAAGCTGGACTGACACTGTGCAAGCCACACTGATGATCTTCGCCCTGTTGCTGACGCCGATCATCGTGCTGCTGGCCACCGGTGGCGTCGACACCACGTTCCTCGCCATCGAGGCGCAGAACCCTGAAAACTTCAACATGCTCAAAGGCACCACCTTCATCGGGATTATCTCGCTGATGGGTTGGGGTCTGGGCTACTTCGGCCAACCGCACATCCTGGCGCGCTTCATGGCGGCGGATTCGGTGAAATCGATCGCCAACGCCCGCCGTATCTCCATGACCTGGATGATCCTGTGCCTGGGCGGCACCGTGGCGGTAGGCTTCTTCGGCATTGCTTACTTCTCGGCGCACCCGGAAGTTGCGGCTCCGGTGACCGAAAACCATGAGCGCGTGTTCATCGAACTGGCGAAGATCCTCTTCAATCCATGGATCGCGGGCGTGCTGCTGTCGGCCATCCTGGCGGCGGTCATGAGCACCCTTAGCTGCCAGTTGCTGGTGTGCTCGAGCGCCTTGACCGAAGACTTCTACAAGGCTTTCCTGCGCAAAAATGCTTCCCAGCTGGAACTGGTGTGGATTGGTCGTGCGATGGTCCTGGTGGTTGCGCTGATTGCCATTGCCATGGCTGCCAATCCGGAAAACCGCGTACTGGGTCTGGTGAGCTACGCCTGGGCCGGCTTCGGTGCCGCTTTCGGTCCGGTGGTACTGATTTCGGTACTGTGGAAAGGCATGACCCGGAACGGCGCACTGGCCGGTATCCTGGTCGGCGCGATCACCGTGATCGTCTGGAAGCATTTCGCTCTGCTCGGCCTGTACGAAATCATCCCGGGCTTCATCTTCGCCAGCCTGGCCATTTTCATGGTCAGCAAGCTGGGCGAGCCGTCGGCGGGCATGCTGCAGCGTTTCGCGGCGGCGGAGAAAGATTTCCACCTGAACAAGTAA
- a CDS encoding 23S rRNA (adenine(2030)-N(6))-methyltransferase RlmJ has protein sequence MNYRHAFHAGNHADVFKHLTLTRLIALMSRKEQPFAYLDTHAGIGLYDLQGDQASRTGEYLEGIARLWGEPDLPILTADYMQVLHEMNPDGQLRYYPGSPELARRLTRPQDRVLLNEKHPEDGLLLKDNMKGDRRVKVHLGEGWHVPRALLPVPEKRGLMLIDPPFEKLDEMQRCAASLKEAIGRMRQTVAAIWYPVKDQRMLRRFYQDLAGSGAPKLLRVELLVHPLDTPNSLNGSGLAIANPPWGLEEELRELLPWLSKRLGQTQGGWQMDWLIAE, from the coding sequence ATGAATTATCGTCACGCCTTCCACGCCGGCAATCACGCCGATGTGTTCAAACACCTGACCTTGACCCGCCTCATCGCCCTGATGTCGCGCAAGGAGCAGCCGTTTGCCTATCTCGACACTCACGCCGGCATTGGTCTGTATGACCTGCAAGGTGATCAGGCCAGTCGGACCGGCGAGTATCTGGAAGGCATCGCGCGGCTGTGGGGCGAGCCGGACTTGCCGATTCTGACGGCTGACTACATGCAGGTGCTGCATGAAATGAACCCGGATGGCCAGTTGCGCTACTACCCCGGTTCGCCAGAGCTGGCTCGGCGCCTGACCCGGCCACAGGACCGGGTGTTGCTCAACGAGAAGCACCCGGAAGACGGCTTGCTGCTCAAGGACAACATGAAGGGTGATCGTCGGGTCAAAGTGCATCTGGGCGAAGGTTGGCATGTGCCGCGTGCGCTGTTGCCGGTGCCGGAAAAGCGCGGCCTGATGCTCATCGACCCACCGTTCGAGAAGCTTGACGAGATGCAACGTTGCGCCGCGTCGCTAAAAGAGGCGATTGGCCGGATGCGTCAGACCGTGGCTGCGATCTGGTACCCGGTGAAGGATCAGCGCATGCTGCGCCGCTTTTATCAGGACCTGGCCGGCAGCGGTGCGCCGAAGCTGTTGCGTGTCGAATTACTGGTTCATCCGCTGGACACCCCGAACAGCCTGAACGGCTCCGGGCTGGCGATCGCCAATCCACCGTGGGGGTTGGAAGAGGAGTTGCGTGAGTTGCTGCCTTGGCTGTCGAAGAGGCTCGGCCAGACCCAGGGTGGGTGGCAGATGGATTGGCTTATTGCTGAATAA
- a CDS encoding acyl-CoA dehydrogenase: MSETLLSSRNLAFELYEVLDAEGLTQRERFAEHSRETFDAAIGTARTIAEKFFAPHNRKGDENEPRYEDGKAILIPEVKPAVDAFLEAGFLNAARSFEAGGMQLPTLLSQACFAHFQSANAASTSYPFLTMGAANLIESFGTDEQKQRFLQPMIDGRFFGTMALTEPHAGSSLSDIRTRAEPAADGSYRIKGNKIFISGGDHPLSENIVHMVLAKLPDAPPGVKGISLFIVPKFLVNDDGSLGQRNDVLLAGLFHKMGWRGTTSTALNFGDNGNCVGYLVGKPHQGLSCMFQMMNEARIGVGMGAVMLGYAGYLYSLEYARERPQGRLPDSKDPTTAPVSIVQHADVKRMLLTQKAYVEGAFDLGLYAARLFDDTTTLETEAERKQAHELLDLLTPIVKSWPSEFCLKANELAIQILGGHGYTREYPVEQYYRDNRLNPIHEGTHGIQSLDLLGRKLAQNGGAGLKQLIRLIAATGARAQAFESLNALREPLETLVARVQTVTIGLLTDLGQGKVNSSLANSALYLKVFGHTVIGWRWLEQAIRAEEGLAKGNAADVAFYKGKLQAARYFLTWEVPGCQHELAILEARDDVCLGMQDEWF; this comes from the coding sequence ATGTCCGAGACGTTGCTCAGTTCCCGCAATCTGGCTTTCGAGCTGTACGAAGTCCTCGATGCCGAGGGTCTGACCCAGCGTGAGCGTTTCGCCGAGCACAGCCGCGAAACCTTCGATGCCGCCATCGGCACCGCCCGTACCATCGCCGAAAAATTCTTTGCCCCGCACAACCGCAAGGGCGACGAAAACGAGCCGCGCTATGAAGACGGCAAGGCGATCCTGATTCCGGAAGTCAAACCCGCCGTCGACGCGTTCCTCGAAGCCGGCTTCCTCAATGCCGCACGCAGTTTCGAGGCTGGAGGCATGCAGTTACCCACCTTACTGTCGCAAGCCTGTTTCGCTCACTTCCAATCGGCCAACGCAGCGTCCACTTCCTATCCGTTCCTGACCATGGGCGCGGCCAACCTGATCGAAAGCTTCGGCACCGATGAGCAGAAACAGCGCTTCCTACAGCCGATGATCGACGGCCGCTTCTTCGGCACCATGGCCCTGACCGAACCCCACGCTGGCTCGTCGCTGTCGGATATTCGTACCCGCGCCGAACCGGCGGCCGACGGCAGTTATCGAATCAAGGGCAACAAGATTTTCATCTCCGGTGGCGACCACCCGCTGTCGGAAAACATCGTGCACATGGTCCTGGCCAAACTGCCCGACGCGCCGCCCGGGGTGAAGGGCATTTCGCTGTTTATCGTCCCCAAGTTCCTGGTCAACGACGACGGCAGCCTGGGCCAGCGCAATGACGTGCTGCTGGCCGGGCTGTTCCACAAGATGGGCTGGCGCGGGACCACTTCCACCGCGCTGAATTTCGGCGATAACGGGAATTGCGTCGGCTATCTGGTGGGCAAACCACACCAGGGTCTGAGCTGCATGTTCCAGATGATGAACGAAGCGCGCATTGGTGTCGGCATGGGCGCGGTGATGCTCGGCTACGCCGGCTATCTCTATTCGCTGGAATACGCCCGGGAACGTCCGCAGGGCCGCCTGCCGGACAGCAAGGATCCAACCACTGCACCGGTGTCGATCGTCCAGCATGCCGACGTCAAGCGCATGCTGCTGACCCAGAAAGCCTACGTGGAAGGCGCCTTCGACCTCGGCCTTTACGCGGCCCGGCTGTTCGATGACACCACCACCCTTGAGACCGAAGCCGAACGCAAACAGGCCCATGAACTGCTCGATCTGCTGACCCCGATCGTCAAATCCTGGCCGTCGGAGTTTTGCCTGAAGGCCAACGAACTGGCGATCCAGATCCTCGGCGGTCACGGCTATACCCGCGAATACCCGGTGGAGCAGTATTACCGTGACAACCGCCTGAACCCGATCCACGAAGGCACCCATGGCATTCAGTCGCTGGACCTGCTGGGACGCAAACTGGCGCAGAACGGCGGTGCAGGCCTGAAGCAATTGATCCGTCTGATCGCCGCCACCGGCGCGCGGGCCCAGGCATTCGAGTCACTGAATGCACTGCGTGAGCCGCTGGAAACACTGGTGGCGCGCGTGCAAACGGTGACCATCGGCCTGCTGACCGATCTCGGGCAAGGCAAGGTCAACAGCAGCCTGGCCAACTCGGCGCTGTACCTCAAAGTATTTGGTCATACGGTGATCGGCTGGCGCTGGCTGGAGCAAGCGATTCGTGCCGAGGAAGGGCTGGCCAAGGGCAATGCAGCGGATGTGGCTTTCTATAAAGGCAAGTTGCAGGCGGCGCGGTACTTCCTGACCTGGGAGGTGCCGGGCTGCCAGCATGAGTTGGCCATTCTTGAAGCTCGGGATGATGTTTGCCTGGGGATGCAGGATGAGTGGTTCTGA
- the putA gene encoding trifunctional transcriptional regulator/proline dehydrogenase/L-glutamate gamma-semialdehyde dehydrogenase yields MATTTLGVKLDDPTRERLKAAATSIDRTPHWLIKQAIFNYLEKLEGGATLTELNGLTRVDADDSAEVQVDHAHQCFLEFAESILPQSVLRASITAAYRRPEPEVVPMLIEQARLPATMAEATNKLAASIAEKLRNQKSAGGRAGIVQGLLQEFSLSSQEGVALMCLAEALLRIPDKGTRDALIRDKISTGNWQPHLGNSPSLFVNAATWGLLLTGKLVSTHNEAGLTSSLSRIIGKSGEPMIRKGVDMAMRLMGEQFVTGETIAEALANASKFESKGFRYSYDMLGEAALTEHDAQKYLASYEQAIHSIGKASHGRGIYEGPGISIKLSALHPRYSRAQYERVMDELYPRLLSLTLLAKQYDIGLNIDAEEADRLELSLDLLERLCFEPQLTGWNGIGFVIQAYQKRCPYVIDYVIDLARRSRHRLMIRLVKGAYWDSEIKRAQVEGLEGYPVYTRKVYTDVSYIACARKLLSVPEVIYPQFATHNAHTLSAIYHIAGQNYYPGQYEFQCLHGMGEPLYEQVVGKVSEGKLNRPCRVYAPVGTHETLLAYLVRRLLENGANTSFVNRIADQSISIQELVADPVASIEQMATVEGGFGLPHPRIPLPRDLYGSERANSSGIDMANEHRLASLSCALLATAHNNWKAAPMLGCASSSETPAPVLNPSDLRDVVGHVQEATVEDVDNAIQCALNAAPIWQATPPAERAAILERAADLMEADIQPLMGLLAREAGKTFANAIAEVREAVDFLRYYAVQARNDFSNDAHRPLGPVVCISPWNFPLAIFSGQVAAALAAGNPVLAKPAEQTPLVAAQAVRLMLEAGIPEGVLQLLPGRGETVGAGLVGDDRVKGVMFTGSTEVARLLQRNIAGRLDSQGRPIPLIAETGGQNAMIVDSSALTEQVVIDVVSSAFDSAGQRCSALRVLCLQEDSADRVIEMLKGAMAESRLGNPERLNVDIGPVIDAEAKAGIEKHIQGMRDKGRSVYQVAIADAEEVKRGTFVMPTLIELESFDELQREIFGPVLHVVRYKRKDIDQLIAQINASGYGLTLGVHTRIDETIAKVIDNVNAGNVYVNRNIVGAVVGVQPFGGEGLSGTGPKAGGPLYLYRLLSTRPSDAIEQSFARADAETAPDTRLRDAMSKPLTALKTWAESHKLNDLSALCAQFAKQSQSGITRTLAGPTGERNSYAILPREHVLCLAEVEADLLTQLAAVLAVGGSAVWPETELSKKLFARLPKDIQARINLISDWNKDEVVFDAVLHHGHSDQLQAVCQQVAKRAGAIVGVQGLSQGETNIALERLVIERALSVNTAAAGGNASLMTIG; encoded by the coding sequence ATGGCTACCACCACCCTTGGGGTCAAACTCGACGACCCAACCCGCGAGCGCCTCAAAGCCGCCGCGACCTCGATTGATCGCACGCCACACTGGCTGATCAAGCAGGCGATTTTCAATTACCTGGAAAAACTCGAGGGTGGTGCAACCCTGACCGAGCTCAACGGTTTGACCCGCGTCGATGCGGACGACAGTGCCGAGGTGCAGGTCGACCACGCGCACCAGTGCTTCCTCGAGTTCGCTGAAAGCATCCTCCCGCAATCGGTGCTGCGCGCTTCCATTACCGCCGCCTACCGTCGCCCGGAACCCGAAGTGGTGCCAATGCTGATCGAGCAGGCGCGCCTGCCGGCAACGATGGCCGAAGCCACCAACAAACTGGCTGCCTCGATTGCCGAAAAACTGCGCAATCAGAAGAGCGCCGGTGGCCGTGCCGGCATCGTTCAGGGCCTGCTGCAGGAGTTTTCCCTGTCGTCCCAGGAAGGCGTGGCGCTCATGTGCCTGGCCGAAGCCCTGCTGCGGATTCCGGATAAAGGCACCCGCGACGCACTGATCCGCGACAAGATTAGCACCGGCAACTGGCAACCGCATCTGGGCAACAGCCCTTCGCTGTTCGTCAACGCCGCCACCTGGGGCCTGCTGCTGACCGGCAAACTGGTCTCCACCCACAACGAAGCCGGCCTGACTTCGTCCCTGAGCCGCATCATCGGCAAGAGCGGCGAGCCGATGATCCGCAAGGGCGTCGACATGGCCATGCGCCTGATGGGCGAGCAGTTCGTCACCGGCGAAACCATCGCCGAAGCCCTGGCCAACGCCAGTAAGTTCGAAAGCAAGGGCTTCCGCTATTCCTACGACATGCTCGGTGAAGCCGCACTGACCGAACATGACGCGCAGAAATACCTCGCGTCCTACGAGCAAGCCATCCACTCGATCGGCAAGGCTTCCCACGGCCGTGGCATTTATGAAGGCCCAGGCATTTCCATCAAGCTGTCGGCCCTGCACCCACGCTACAGCCGCGCCCAATACGAGCGCGTGATGGACGAGCTGTACCCGCGCCTGCTGTCGCTGACCCTGCTGGCCAAGCAATACGACATCGGCCTGAACATCGATGCCGAAGAAGCCGACCGCCTGGAGCTGTCGCTGGATCTGCTCGAGCGACTGTGCTTCGAGCCGCAACTGACCGGCTGGAACGGTATCGGTTTCGTCATCCAGGCTTACCAAAAGCGCTGCCCTTACGTGATCGACTACGTGATCGACCTGGCTCGTCGCAGCCGTCATCGCCTGATGATCCGCCTGGTGAAAGGCGCGTACTGGGACAGCGAAATCAAGCGCGCCCAGGTTGAAGGCCTGGAAGGCTATCCGGTCTACACCCGCAAGGTGTACACCGACGTTTCCTACATTGCTTGCGCACGCAAACTGCTGTCGGTGCCGGAAGTCATCTACCCGCAGTTCGCCACGCACAACGCCCACACTCTGTCGGCCATCTATCACATCGCCGGTCAGAACTATTACCCAGGGCAGTACGAGTTCCAGTGCCTGCACGGCATGGGTGAACCACTGTACGAACAGGTTGTAGGCAAAGTTTCCGAGGGCAAACTGAACCGTCCGTGCCGCGTGTACGCACCGGTCGGCACCCACGAAACCCTGCTGGCTTACCTGGTACGTCGCCTGCTGGAAAACGGCGCGAACACCTCGTTCGTCAACCGCATCGCCGACCAGTCGATTTCCATCCAGGAACTGGTGGCCGATCCGGTCGCCAGCATTGAACAGATGGCGACCGTGGAAGGTGGTTTCGGCCTGCCGCACCCGCGCATCCCGTTGCCGCGTGACCTGTACGGTTCCGAGCGCGCTAACTCCAGCGGCATCGACATGGCCAACGAACATCGCCTGGCGTCGCTGTCCTGCGCCCTGCTCGCGACCGCGCACAACAACTGGAAAGCCGCGCCGATGCTCGGTTGCGCCTCCAGCAGCGAAACCCCAGCACCGGTACTGAACCCGTCGGACCTGCGTGACGTAGTCGGCCATGTCCAGGAAGCCACGGTCGAAGACGTCGACAATGCGATCCAGTGCGCCCTCAACGCCGCACCGATCTGGCAAGCCACGCCACCGGCCGAACGCGCAGCGATCCTGGAACGCGCTGCCGATCTGATGGAGGCCGATATCCAGCCGCTGATGGGCCTGTTGGCCCGCGAAGCCGGCAAGACTTTTGCCAACGCCATCGCCGAAGTGCGCGAAGCCGTGGACTTCCTGCGCTACTACGCGGTGCAGGCGCGCAACGACTTCAGCAACGACGCCCACCGCCCACTGGGCCCGGTGGTGTGCATTAGCCCGTGGAACTTCCCGCTGGCAATTTTCAGCGGCCAGGTGGCTGCTGCCCTGGCCGCCGGTAACCCAGTGCTGGCCAAACCTGCTGAGCAAACCCCGCTGGTGGCTGCCCAGGCGGTGCGCCTGATGCTGGAAGCCGGGATTCCCGAAGGCGTGTTGCAACTGCTGCCGGGCCGTGGCGAAACCGTCGGTGCCGGCCTGGTCGGCGACGATCGGGTCAAAGGCGTGATGTTCACCGGTTCCACCGAAGTGGCTCGCTTGCTGCAACGCAACATTGCCGGGCGCCTGGACAGCCAGGGTCGTCCAATCCCGCTGATCGCCGAAACCGGCGGCCAGAACGCGATGATCGTCGACTCTTCGGCACTGACCGAACAAGTCGTCATCGACGTGGTGTCCTCGGCCTTCGACAGCGCCGGCCAGCGGTGCTCGGCCTTGCGCGTGCTGTGTCTGCAGGAAGATTCCGCCGACCGTGTCATCGAAATGCTCAAGGGCGCCATGGCCGAATCGCGCCTGGGCAACCCGGAACGCCTAAACGTGGACATCGGCCCGGTGATCGACGCCGAAGCCAAGGCCGGTATCGAGAAGCACATCCAGGGCATGCGCGACAAAGGCCGCAGCGTGTACCAAGTGGCTATCGCCGACGCCGAAGAAGTCAAACGCGGCACCTTCGTCATGCCGACCCTGATCGAGCTGGAAAGCTTCGATGAGCTGCAACGCGAGATCTTCGGCCCGGTACTGCACGTGGTTCGTTACAAGCGCAAAGATATCGACCAGTTGATCGCGCAGATCAACGCATCTGGCTACGGCCTGACCCTGGGCGTGCACACTCGCATCGACGAGACCATCGCCAAGGTGATCGACAACGTCAATGCCGGTAACGTCTACGTTAACCGCAACATCGTGGGTGCCGTGGTCGGCGTCCAGCCGTTCGGTGGCGAAGGCCTGTCGGGCACTGGCCCTAAAGCCGGTGGTCCGCTGTACCTGTATCGCCTGCTGTCGACTCGCCCAAGCGACGCGATCGAGCAATCCTTTGCCCGTGCCGACGCCGAGACCGCACCGGATACCCGTCTGCGTGACGCCATGAGCAAGCCGCTGACGGCCCTGAAAACCTGGGCTGAAAGCCACAAGCTCAATGACCTGAGCGCCCTGTGCGCGCAGTTCGCCAAGCAATCGCAAAGCGGTATCACCCGCACCTTGGCCGGCCCGACCGGCGAGCGCAACAGCTACGCGATCCTACCCCGCGAGCACGTGCTGTGCCTGGCAGAAGTCGAAGCCGACCTGCTGACACAACTGGCGGCGGTATTGGCTGTAGGTGGTTCGGCTGTCTGGCCGGAAACCGAGCTGAGCAAGAAGCTGTTCGCACGCCTGCCGAAGGATATTCAGGCACGCATCAACCTGATTTCCGACTGGAACAAGGATGAGGTGGTGTTTGATGCCGTCCTGCACCACGGCCATTCCGACCAGTTGCAAGCGGTCTGCCAGCAAGTAGCCAAGCGCGCCGGCGCGATTGTCGGCGTCCAGGGTCTCTCGCAAGGCGAAACCAACATTGCGCTGGAGCGCCTGGTGATCGAACGCGCGTTGAGCGTTAACACCGCTGCGGCGGGTGGTAATGCGAGCTTGATGACGATCGGCTAA